A section of the Elusimicrobiaceae bacterium genome encodes:
- the coaD gene encoding pantetheine-phosphate adenylyltransferase, producing the protein MKTPFVIYQGTFDPLTGGHLNIIKKALDLFGQVRVLLLVNPDKQPLFSVQERKGMIAAATADLPGVSIDSDSGLLVDYMRRHGVSVCVRGVRNAEDCAYELHNHALSRQLYPDIETLLLPCDPQWHEVSSSAVKAACAEGHLPSEWVPPVVLAALKKKFYL; encoded by the coding sequence ATGAAAACTCCTTTCGTGATTTATCAAGGAACATTTGACCCATTGACTGGCGGGCATTTGAATATCATTAAGAAGGCACTTGATTTGTTTGGTCAAGTGCGGGTATTGCTGCTGGTTAACCCCGACAAACAACCCTTATTTTCCGTACAAGAAAGGAAGGGAATGATTGCCGCCGCTACGGCTGATTTGCCGGGTGTTAGCATAGATAGCGATAGCGGTTTGCTGGTAGATTATATGCGGCGTCATGGAGTGTCGGTGTGTGTGCGCGGCGTGCGTAATGCCGAGGACTGTGCTTATGAATTACATAATCATGCGCTGAGCCGGCAGCTCTATCCGGATATCGAAACACTTTTGCTACCTTGTGATCCGCAGTGGCACGAGGTTAGTTCTTCGGCGGTGAAAGCGGCTTGCGCGGAAGGGCATTTGCCCTCAGAATGGGTTCCTCCGGTCGTGCTGGCAGCTCTGAAAAAGAAATTTTATCTCTAA